In Bacteroidota bacterium, the DNA window ACGTCGCGGAGGCAGCCCATCAGGGTGAGGAGCGTCGTCTTGCCGGAGCCGGACGGCCCCATCAGGATCGTAAGACTGCCCCGTGCGATGGTCAGCGAGACGTCCCAGATCGCCTGCTTCCGGGCATCCCCTGACCCGAACCAATGGTTCAGCCCCTCTGCCACGATCGGAGATGCGGTCATCAGAACAGGTCTGCCGGATCCGCCCGCGCCAGGCGCCGGGTGG includes these proteins:
- a CDS encoding ATP-binding cassette domain-containing protein, with amino-acid sequence MTASPIVAEGLNHWFGSGDARKQAIWDVSLTIARGSLTILMGPSGSGKTTLLTLMGCLRDV